The Panulirus ornatus isolate Po-2019 chromosome 46, ASM3632096v1, whole genome shotgun sequence sequence TTCAAAGTACTTGGGGCTAAGAAATTCAAAAGaaaattcaacatatatatacggCAAAGGAGACTCAACAAGTGTAAACCTTCCTAAATGCATAGATGCAAATACTTGTAATTACGTACACTCACAAAACATAGACTCGAGGGGAGGTGCATACAGGAGCAACAAATAATAAAGAATCAAGGGAATGAAAGCAGAAATGCTACTATCTTCAATGACTATCTTCCTTTAATTCCAAATAACTTCCCAGAAAATACAAGATCACAATGTGATGGATGCAGACAACACAAGACATGTGTTAATGTGAAAATCAATGAGGAACAGCATATTCTACCATGCATGACAATCAGTGTTCCTGCCCTCCCCCTGCCTTTTGCTGCAGACCCATGCCTGCAGAGGTTAAATGTTGGCACAGTGCAATACAGTAAGGCTTAAAAGGAGTCTGCTGTAATTAGATTTTTCAACCATAAGATGTCTTATACAGCAAAGTTTGTATGAAGAATATTACTTAAAAAAAGAGTCTTACTTTTCCTTAAGTAATTCATTATAAGAGTATGCCACATTATATTAGTTATCTATATGATAATTTACTTACACATTATCCCCTCTGACGACATAAAGTCCCAGAATAACTTGTTCAACACCTCGATGAGAGCTGTAGACTCGCTCGTGACATTCATCCATGATCAGGTTTATCGTTTGATCAAACCCCTTCAGTGTTCCCTACGATACATGAAAAAAGTGTACTATACGAACAGTATCCAATAAGTACAGATACATTGTCAGTACTGTAATTTGAAATTTTCTAAAAAAGCTTTGATTAACAAATCAATTAAAAACTAGAATAGTTAAAACTAATAAACTAAAACTATTCAATGAAATAGTATAATTCTCATTCTGATGATCCAGAGTAACACAGTTCATCCATTTCTGTACATGATCTAGTAACATAAAAAGTAAAATCTTACCACAATATTTCTCCCATCAGCTGTTATCACAGACACCAAATCTGCATTAAGGGTTAAGGAAAGATTTTATTGTAGGATCAACTATGAAGACCAAATGGCGTTTACCCAAATTCTTCAAAATTTTCATAAGTTCATAGCAATCACAGAACAATCAAAACTTTTATACACCACACATTTGCTATACTAATCATCACTCTAGACGGCTGCTTCTTAAAAACAACAGCAAGTAGGATATACTGCACAGGATACTTCCATTTATCTATCAACTattcttcttccattctttaaGGCAGACTGGTTGCGACCGTTTGCAGGACTTAAGATATACAACAATGATTAATATATTGTATGTGTACGGTAAAGTACTCTTTCCTGTTATAGAAACAACATGTTAACTCGAGAataagactttactcccaacataATCAAAACCGCAAACTGTGAGGTTAAACCTAAGACATACATTCAATATCGTACACTCAAGCTTGTGAGTTTGAAAGCCATTCATTCTACATCACAAAACTTGTTTTACTGCAAAATGAAATTTGCGAAAAAGGATACGATTAACATAGCTCTCAAGAGTATTGGCCATCCCGTCTGTTTGTCGTCTTACAAAGTTTGTTTGGGCGGCAATTCAGGAGGCAAACATTTGCAGCGAACAGTATAGCTAGCAACCGCGTCCGCAGAGCAGCATCAAACTATAATAGACGTAGGAAATCCATCATCAACTTTGTAACTTTGAGATGATTAAAGACAATCTTGGACTAATTCACTATTTCCTTTGATACCTTCATTTCAAGTAAGTTCTATAGGTGTGTCCCTGAATCTTATTCGAAGTACTTTGCGTAAAAATTACGAATCGTAGAAAAAAGGATTCGTCAGTTTTCAACGTCTCTAACTCTTGATTTAAGGGCCCCATGGCAAATAATGGGGtggactacacacacatacacagacacatattcaACCCATATCCAGTGCGTTAGTGTGAAAAAGGACCCCTACATTTATAAAGTACTTTTAACTTGAGCCTGTGCCAACATGTCTATTTTGCTTCAAAGACCAAAATCTACCATTAACAAAGCTGCCCTGACACAGCCTATCTAAGAAGTATAATCGTTCCAACATAATTTTAATTGTATAACATTCTCCTCTGTTATCTTCAGTGACTCTGGATCTCTCCTTAATGGTGCACATTTTCCCCACATATATTCGCGGGGGGGAAAAAGTACGGTTTCGGGATACAAATATTCTTTTGTGAAATCATGGATTGAAACAAGAGATACTTTTATTTCCCTACGGAGTGAAGAACACTCCTAATTCTTTTATAAGGTCTTTAATAATTCTATGATCTGCTCCTTACAAAAGCTCGTAACCTTGGCTATTCGCTGTCAATGTTTGCCGGCAACATGCCATAGCCTCTGGCGGTATCGTTTTAAAACGTTTGAGCAAAACAAAGAAAATTCGAACATCACCTTGCGCTCTGGCAAGTAATCGTTTTATAAGATAAATAATTTCAAGGTGCATTGTAATGAACATGATTTATCCAAAGCGTTACAGAATCTGCAACTTGgtatgatatataataatattaataataataataataataataataataataataataatgataataataataataataatgataataatgataataataataataatagtaataatagtattgataatgataatttctttAACATTTGCTCACCGTTTTCCGCGAACTAAGGTAGCGCTGGGATCCGATGAAGGACTTCCTCATCTGATAAAATCCTCTCTCCACGTGCAGTGCCCTCGGATCCACAGCCAAAATTCATAGTACTTTTAATGTTTTTTCCTACCGTTCCACATCCCCTAAATCAACGCACTGAAAGCACATCACCTGTAAACCACACCGCTCCATACCATAcactagtatgtatatatatatatatatatatatatatatatatatatatatatatatatatatatatatacggtccgTGAATATGTGCCTTGGTCAGCATGCTAACTTCTACGTCTAACCATATGAAATTGTTATAAGTACAGTTTGTCGAATTGTAACTCCATAACAATGCACTGGAGGaataatggggggggggattatttcCAGTGAACATATTTCTCATTAATTTCAACAACTGTTGAACGTTGCTGATACGTCCTTATTCTACTATGAACACGTATCGGACGCCAAACAACACAAGCTACGTAAGGAATCGTAAATaacatttcgaaaaaaaaaaaaaacacgatggagatgaaaaaggaaaattgtAAATAATGATATCGACTCACTTTTCTAGGTGATAATGTCTATACAATCAATAAGATTCGCAATCACATTACCTGTCGCAGAAATTTTTTGCATGATAAAGAAACAGGTTACTTACCAGGAAAGAAACCATCAACCAATGCCTGTCTCAGTAACTTCTTAAAAGTGTTAAAACATTATATCTCGGGGTAAGTCAACCAGCCGACCTACTAAATGTTTCGACGAACGAGGTTTACAAAGCAGCTCCATCCTATCCAGTGTTCTATGGGTGCATATATGATCTTACGGCCTATGGCCCACGTCTATCCAACCCAGCCTCTagcacacacgtgcacacagcTCTAGTCCCAGTGTTCCTTGTCCCACGTCCAGTGCTCTAGGATCAGTCAGCCCGATCCACGCCCACAAACAGCTCCAGGATCAGCCAACCCGGCCCACGCCCACAGCTCCAGGATCTGCCAGCCCGGCCCACGCCCATAGCTCCAGGGTCAGCCAGCCCGGCCCACGCCCACAGCTTTCTCCTAGCCCAGTCATGAGTGGGTGTGGAGGGCGTGTACCACGGGTTACGGTCCAGTTCCCGTCCAACTCAGCGTCCCGAGCGACACCCGGTGTTCCACGCCGCTTGTCGTATCTTCCCAACATATTGTACACACATTAGATCACCAGGGTTAATGCTCACTCATCGGGCACATAGGAAGATGAACAACGACACCTTTAAGTAATAACCTCAAATGGTTAAATCATGAATCTAAACTATGATAGATTGGggcatagaaaaagaaaagtaaatcacATTTCATGAACGATGGCTGAAATATGGCGAAGTCACGACCAAAAAATGTCTTTTTAGTCAATTTTGAACCTTACAGGATAGAAGGAATGGCTTAAATCACACTTTTATCCTGTGCCTTACATGGAGCTTTTAGACAGGTATTCTTATGCAGTGTTTCGTCTCAAATGACAGAGAGTGTAGAAAGCAGCAGCAGGAAAAAATACATGTTTGGCAATATTTAACCTACGACCCCATAAAATCCTTTAAAAGACTAGAATCAGAAAAATGAAAACGTCTGGGCATACTAGACCAAGGTATAGTACTAGTAATATCCAAGTCCATTAATGGGCCCTAAAGTCTAAACAATTATGCAAAACTTTCATTGTTAGGAAGAAGAAGCAAGAGGAaccaatagtaatgataatctaaGGGAAATCTTGCATTCGagtaaagtaaatatgaatatcataCATTTCCTGAAGAGAGTAACGGTTTGAATATGAAATCATATGCATCAACGAGACAAGACTGGGAATATGGGAGTCATTCCTCCGATGAATTCATGCGTTAACTTGAAGCCTTGAGGAATCGACTGCGAGCCAACACAAAGAACACACTGACGTTAATAAGCAGCTTCACTTGACACAGTTCTGCCGTGTCCTCACGGTGCCACCTTAATTGTCATGGATGACTCAATACAGCCTTCTGTAACAGCGCAGTCGTCAGACATTCTTACACATTGGCTCCATGAGAGACTAGTCCCGTGATGTCCAAAAGTCAACGTTGACACCGAGACAGCGTAGTCACTTCTGTCGAGTCCCTGTTGACGGCCTACTCCATTGTAAAAGCCTTACCCACTGCCAACTTGACTCACTGATTGTCTTGCATAGGATGTTTTTAAGCACTGACAGCTTTCTCCAACGACATATCCTGCTCAACCTCCATAACAGACGCCCTCGACAGAATAtgcttcaagaaaa is a genomic window containing:
- the LOC139763196 gene encoding U6 snRNA-associated Sm-like protein LSm8; translation: MANTLESYVNHLVSVITADGRNIVGTLKGFDQTINLIMDECHERVYSSHRGVEQVILGLYVVRGDNVALIGEVDEDLDSRLDLENIRAEPLNECKT